A single Lolium perenne isolate Kyuss_39 chromosome 6, Kyuss_2.0, whole genome shotgun sequence DNA region contains:
- the LOC127306161 gene encoding uncharacterized protein: MLGKRHRSMVMRRTTSVASLPPAPKQVRQEGGAGDISARAGPSSSASAVGTGAAAAWPRSDADGLVGVVTAAFLAACFFCGKALGPGKDTYIYRGEVAFCSAECRERMIEQDEMMEQNCSLTSIREAAPSAPGGSDQSGSGPGDAVAAA, encoded by the exons ATGCTGGGGAAGCGGCACAGGAGCATGGTGATGCGCCGGACCACCAGCGTGGCGTCCCTCCCGCCGGCGCCGAAGCAGGTGCGCCAGGAGGGCGGCGCCGGCGACATCAGCGCACGCGCGGGCCCGTCCTCCTCCGCGTCCGCCGTCGGGACGGGCGCCGCTGCGGCTTGGCCGAGGAGCGACGCCGACGGCCTCGTCGGGGTGGTGACGGCGGCGTTCCTGGCCGCCTGCTTCTTCTGCGGCAAGGCCCTCGGCCCCGGCAAGGACACCTACATATACAG GGGCGAGGTGGCGTTCTGCAGCGCCGAGTGCAGGGAGCGTATGATCGAGCAGGACGAGATGATGGAGCAGAACTGCTCCCTGACCTCCATCAGGGAGGCGGCTCCGTCCGCGCCCGGCGGCTCCGACCAGTCGGGCAGCGGCCCCGGGGACGCTGTCGCCGCCGCCTAG